A stretch of the Gracilinanus agilis isolate LMUSP501 chromosome 4, AgileGrace, whole genome shotgun sequence genome encodes the following:
- the ECHDC1 gene encoding ethylmalonyl-CoA decarboxylase isoform X2: protein MQPDHLQGENPSTSLDMASLLKTSSLSLRKKLLHQTGFPLYNSSHGFHEENVKQKLQQFAGGSIDLQKEDCGIGILTLNNPDKRNAFSGVMMLQLLERVIELENWKEGKGLIVRGAKNTFCSGSDLNAVKALATPQAAFNKCCFGSRKSNGWRSRIYHSM, encoded by the exons ACATGGCTTCTCTTTTGAAGacttcatctctttctctaaGGAAAAAACTACTACACCAAACTGGCTTTCCACTGTACAACAGTTCTCATGGTTTCCATGAGGAAAATGTCAAACAGAAACTTCAGCAGTTTGCTGGTGGATCCATTGACCTTCAGAAGGAAGACTGTGGCATTGGCATTCTCACTCTTAACAACCCAGATAAAAGGAATGCATTCTCAG GAGTTATGATGCTACAGCTTCTAGAAAGAGTGATTGAActtgaaaactggaaagaagggaaaggccTGATTGTCCGTGGGGCAAAAAACACTTTCTGCTCAGGATCTGACTTGAATGCTGTGAAAGCTCTGGCAACCCCACAG GCTGCCTTTAATAAGTGTTGCTTTGGTTCAAGGAAGAGCAATGGGTGGAGGAGCAGAATTTACCACAGCATGTGA